The following is a genomic window from Staphylococcus capitis subsp. capitis.
AGCTTTTTAGAGTATTTACTATTTCAATACCGTTTCAAATCACGCATTACCGTTTGGGTACTTAATTACTTAAAAGCAAATCATGACAAACTGAACCTTGTTCATTTCGTAAGTGGAAAAATTAAACAACATCATACTTTAGAGATTGCAGAAGTAAACGCACATGCTTCTGCAATTCATTTTACTAAAGACGATCAAACATACATTAACACGAACGAGATCTTTGAATATATCGCTAATAATACAATTCGTCTAGATATTCAAATACATTTTGCGGATAATCATAAGTATGAACCTCGCTACGACGATTTAATCTTGGCACAATTGATTCATTCACCAAGTTACTCCGCATACGTACAAGATTTATATGCGATTTCAATGAATCAAAGAAAGCAATCTTCTTTGATTGAAAATTTACAAGAAAATATTGATTTGAGTTTACAAATGAATGAACCAGAAAGATTTTATCAACTTACACAAATTTTAAATGCATTGAAAATGAAAGACGTTGATGCTATACACGAGGAAGAACAATGAGTGACTATAAATGGATATGGGAAATGACACTTTATAGGAAATGGGTGCTTATTTTCTTAATTATATGTAATGTGGCAGGAACGATTTACGGCTATGATTGGTATAGTGGACAACTATATATTACTCCACGTTATTTTAAACCATTTGTACCTGATAGCCCCACAGCATCACTTTTTCTAAGCTTATCTATCATGCTCATGTTGTTTAACAAACATTCCGCAATTTTAAATGCTCTAGCCTTTGTAACTTTAATTAAGTATGGCGTGTGGGCAGTTATCATGAATATTCTTATGTTTGTTGAGCAGGGTGAAGTGACAATTAACGGTATTATGTTAATTGTATCCCACGGTATTATGGCCGTTGAAGCTATCTATTTTTATCCACGCTTTAAAGTAACAATGACTGGGTTCTTAGTCGCTTTAATATGGGTATTGATTAATGACATAATCGATTATGGTTTCGGTCAATTTCCTTATTATGACTTTATTGCTTCACATACATTTCAAATCGGAGTATTATCAGTATGTCTGAGTATAAGTGCCTTAATTTTATACTTAGTTTTACAACGTTTTATGAAAGTTAAAACATTTGATTAAACACTATTTTGT
Proteins encoded in this region:
- a CDS encoding DUF1405 domain-containing protein → MSDYKWIWEMTLYRKWVLIFLIICNVAGTIYGYDWYSGQLYITPRYFKPFVPDSPTASLFLSLSIMLMLFNKHSAILNALAFVTLIKYGVWAVIMNILMFVEQGEVTINGIMLIVSHGIMAVEAIYFYPRFKVTMTGFLVALIWVLINDIIDYGFGQFPYYDFIASHTFQIGVLSVCLSISALILYLVLQRFMKVKTFD
- a CDS encoding YpiB family protein, giving the protein MNESLIRMKQSFLEYLLFQYRFKSRITVWVLNYLKANHDKLNLVHFVSGKIKQHHTLEIAEVNAHASAIHFTKDDQTYINTNEIFEYIANNTIRLDIQIHFADNHKYEPRYDDLILAQLIHSPSYSAYVQDLYAISMNQRKQSSLIENLQENIDLSLQMNEPERFYQLTQILNALKMKDVDAIHEEEQ